In Pseudomonas abieticivorans, the genomic window AGGAATTCATGGTTCAGCCAGTAGGCGCCAAGTCCTTCTCCGAAGGCCTGCGCATGGGCACCGAGATTTTCCATCACCTCAAGGAAGTCCTCAAGGCCCGTGGCCTGAGCACTGCCGTGGGTGACGAAGGTGGTTTCGCCCCTAACCTGGCGTCCAACGAAGATGCACTCAAAGTGATCTCCGAAGCCGTGGCCAACGCCGGTTACAAGCTGGGCACCGACGTGACCCTGGCCCTGGACTGCGCCGCCAGCGAATTCTACGAGAACGGCACCTACGACCTGGCCGGTGAAGGCCACACATTCGACGCCGAAGGTTTCGCCGAGTACCTGAAAGGGCTGACCGAGCGTTACCCGATCATCTCCATCGAAGACGGCCTGGACGAATCCGACTGGGCGGGCTGGAAGATCCTCACCGACAAGATCGGCGAGAAGGTACAACTGGTCGGTGACGACCTGTTCGTGACCAACACCAAGATCCTGAAAGAAGGCATCGATAAAAAGATCGCCAACTCGATCCTGATCAAGTTCAACCAGATCGGCACCCTGACCGAAACCCTGGAAGCCATCCAGATGGCCAAGGCCGCTGGTTACACCGCGGTCATTTCGCACCGTTCGGGCGAAACCGAGGATTCGACCATTGCTGACCTGGCCGTCGGCACTGCCGCTGGTCAGATCAAAACCGGTTCCCTGTGCCGCTCCGACCGCGTCTCCAAGTACAACCAACTGCTGCGCATCGAAGAACAACTGGGTGCCAAGGCGGTTTACCGTGGCCGTGCCGAGTTTCGCGGCTAAGCTTTAAATGGTAAAAAGACGCCAGGGACGTATCGGGGCACATTCCGATGCGTCCTGATTGCGAACGCTACACCGCACAGAGCCTGGCCGATGCCAGGCTTCGTGCCATCAGTCGTACCACCGTCGCGACTGTCTTTTTCCACTGGATACCTTGATGCGCAGCCCCTATTGGTTATTTCTGGTTTTGCTTTTGCTGCTCGGTGGCCTGCAGTATCGCCTCTGGGTGGGCAACGGAAGCCTGGCGCAGGTGGCCAGCCTGCAGCAGCAGATCGCCGACCAGCATGCCGAAAATGAAAACTTGCTGGAGCGCAACCGCGTCCTCGATGCGGAAGTGGCCGAATTGAAAAAGGGCATGGAGACCGTGGAAGAGCGCGCTCGCCATGAACTGGGCATGGTCAAGGAGGGCGAAACCCTCTACCAGTTGGCCCAATGAATACCGCGTTGCCTGCCTTCTGGGCAGTGATCCCCGCCGCGGGCGTAGGTGCCCGTATGGCCGCAGACCGTCCCAAGCAGTACTTGCAACTGGGCGGGCGCACGATCCTTGAGCATAGCCTCGACTGTTTTCTTGATCACCCCGCGCTCAAGGGCCTGGTGGTCAGCCTTGCTGAAGACGACCCGTACTGGCCTAGCCTTGCCAGCGCCCGTGATGCGCGTATCCAGCGTGCTGCCGGCGGTCGCGAACGGGCGGACTCGGTGCTAAACGCTTTGCTGTACCTGAACGCCCATGGCGCGGGCGATGATGACTGGGTGCTGGTGCATGATGCCGCGCGGCCGAACCTGGCCCGCGCCGATCTGGACAAGTTGCTCGGAGAGTTGGCCGATGACCCCGTGGGCGGCCTGCTGGCGGTGCCGGCCCGCGATACGCTCAAGCGCGCCGACAGCCAGGGCCGAGTGCGCGAAACCATCGACCGCAGCACCATCTGGCAGGCCTACACCCCGCAAATGTTCCGCCTGGGTGCCTTGCATCGCGCGCTGGCCGACAGCCTGGTCGCCGACGTGGCGATCACCGACGAGGCCTCGGCCATCGAATGGGCCGGGCAGGCGCCGCGTTTGATCGAAGGCCGTTCGGACAATATCAAGGTCACCCGCCCGGAAGACCTTGAATACCTGAAGTCGCGCTGGTCGCTTCGCGGATAAGTCCGCGACAGTGCAGGTCAATCGCCGCAATACTCCGGCCGTTTCGCCAACCCCTCGCGCAGATAATCCACCAGCTTGCGCACCTTGGGTGACAAATGCCGTTGCTGCGGATACAGCGCCCACACGGCGGTGTTCGGCGGCTGATGGCCTTGGAGCAGCGGTATCAGCGCACCGCTCTTGAGGTGCTCCAGCACGTAGTAATCGGGTAATTGGCATAACCCCACGCCTTGCAGTGCGGCATCCAATACCGCCTGCCCGCTGTTGCAGCGCCAGTTGCCCTGCACCCGCTGCGCGTATTCCCGACCGTTTTGTTCCAGTTGCCAGATGTCGCTGCTGCCGATCAGGCAATTGTGCCGGCCCAGCTCCGACACACTGTGCGGTCGCCCGTAGCGTTCCAGGTAGCTGGGCGCGGCGCATAAATACATGCGCCGGGGCGCCAGGCGCGCTGCCACCATCCGCGAATCCTGCAAACGGCCCAGGCGAATAGCCAGGTCCAGGCCTTCGTGCACCAAGTCCAGGGTGCGGTTGCTCAATTCGATATCGATGCGCAGCTGCGGGTACAGGCCCATGAAACGCGTCACCAGTGGCACGATAAAGCGCTCGCCGTAGGCCACCGCGCAGGTCAGGCGCAGCAGGCCCTTGGGCTCGCTGGTCAAGTCGCCGACCGCCCGCAAGGCCTCTTCGCGCCCATCTTGCAAGCGTTGGCAATGCTGCAGGAAGGTCTGGCCGGCCTCGGTCAGCGTGACTCGCCGCGTGCTGCGGTACAGCAGGCGGGTTTGCAGGCGGTCCTCCAACCGGGCGATCTGCCGGCTGATGTGTGAGGAAGAAATTCCCAGGCGTTCGGCGGCGGCGGTGAATTGGCAACATTCAGCCACGGCAACGAATTCGTCGATGCCTTCCCAACGGTTGTCGGTCATTGATTGTCCCTGTACAGCAATAATGTTTTGCCTTTCACCGGATTATTCATCATTCAAGACTGAATTACACTTCATGGCTACCGTATTCCCTCAAGGAGCCTTTTCGATGATCAAGTCCCGTGCTGCCGTAGCGTTCGAGGCCAAGAAACCGCTGGAAATCGTTGAAGTCGATGTGGCCATGCCCAAAGCCGGTGAAGTCCTGGTGCGCGTCATCGCTTCGGGTGTGTGCCACACCGATGCCTACACCCTGTCGGGCGCTGATCCGGAAGGTATCTTCCCCTCGATCCTGGGCCATGAAGGCGGCGGTATCGTCGAGGCCATCGGCGAGGGCGTGACCTCGGTGGCAGTCGGTGACCATGTGATCCCGCTGTACACCCCGGAATGCCGCCAGTGCAAATTCTGCCTGTCGGGCAAGACCAACCTGTGCCAAGCCATTCGCGCGACGCAGGGCAAAGGCCTGATGCCTGACGGCACCAGCCGTTTCTCCTACAACGGCAAGCCAATTTTCCACTACATGGGCACCTCGACCTTTTCCGAGTACACCGTGTTGCCGGAAATCTCCGTGGCCAAGATCCAGAAAGAGGCGCCGCTGGAAAAAGTCTGCCTGCTGGGCTGTGGCGTCACCACCGGCATTGGCGCGGTGCTCAACACCGCCAAGGTCAAGCCCGGTGACACCGTGGCAATCTTCGGCCTGGGTGGCATCGGTTTGTCGGCAGTGATCGGTGCGGTCAAGGCCAAGGCGGCGCGCATCATCGCCATCGACATCAACCCGGCCAAGTTCGAAATCGCCCGCCAGTTGGGTGCAACCGATTGCGTCAACCCGAAAGACTTCGATCGTCCGATCCAGGAAGTGATCGTCGACATGACCGATGGCGGCGTGGACTTTTCGTTCGAGTGCATCGGCAACGTACAACTGATGCGTGCCGCGCTTGAGTGCGCGCACAAGGGTTGGGGTGAGTCAGTGATCATCGGCGTGGCCGGTGCAGGCCAGGAAATCGCCACCCGTCCGTTCCAACTGGTGACCGGTCGCGTCTGGCGCGGGTCGGCATTCGGCGGCGTGCGCGGGCGCACCGAATTGCCAAGCTATGTCGACATGGCCGGCAAGGGCGAGATCCCTCTGGATACTTTCATCACCCACGCCATGGGCCTGGAAGATATCAACAAGGCTTTCGACCTGATGCATGAAGGCAAAAGCATCCGTACCGTCATCCATTTCTGAGGTCGCCCATGAGCCTGGAAAACGTCTCCTGCCAAAAAAGCTTCGGCGGTTGGCACAAACGCTACCGCCATCGCTCCGAGGTGTTGGGTTGCGACATGACCTTCGCCGTGTACCTGCCGCCGCAGGCAGAGCAGGGCGGCACGTTGCCGGTGTTGTATTGGCTGTCGGGCCTGACCTGCACCGACGAGAACTTCATGCAAAAGGCCGGTGCGCACAAGCTCGCCGCCGAGTTGGGGTTGATCATCGTCGCGCCAGACACCAGCCCCCGTGGCGCCGATGTGCCGGGTGACCCGCAGGGTGCCTGGGACTTTGGCCTGGGCGCCGGCTTCTACCTCAATGCCACCCAGCAGCCCTGGGCCAAGCACTACCGCATGCATGACTATGTAGTGCAGGAGCTGCCAGCCCTCGTGGAGGCGCATTTCCCGGCTTCGCAACAGCGGGCCATCAGCGGCCACTCCATGGGTGGCCATGGCGCGTTGGTGTGCGCGTTGCGCAACCCGGGGCGCTATCGGTCGGTGTCGGCCTTCTCGCCCATCAGCAATCCGATGGATTGCCCATGGGGGCAGAAAGCGTTCTCGCGCTACCTGGGCGACGAGCGTTCGCGCTGGCGTGAGTGGGACGCTAGTGTGTTGATCAGCGAAGCGTCGGAAAAACTGCCGACGCTGGTCGACCAGGGTGACCGTGACGACTTCCTTGCCACCCAGCTCAAGCCCGAAGTGCTGGTTCAGGCGGCGAAGGCGGCTGGCTACCCGATCGAGGTGCGGTTGCAGCCGGGCTATGACCACAGCTACTACTTCATCGCCAGCTTTATTGACGACCACTTGCGACATCACGCCGCAGCACTGGAATCGTCCCACAAGAGCTGACACCAAGCTCTGTAGGAGCGGATTCATCCGCGAAAAGTACGACGCGTTCTATCTGACACACCGCCGAGCTTTTACCAAGCGCAAGCACCCCCAAAGTAGGTAGAATCACGCCCTGACTCAATCGGGGCGTTTTTTTATATGCGTATTGGCCACGGCTACGATGTGCACCGTTTCGCTGAAGGCGAATTCATTACCTTGGGCGGCGTGCGCATTGCACACAAATTCGGCTTGCTCGCGCATTCCGATGGTGACGTGCTGCTGCATGCCTTGAGCGATGCCTTGCTCGGCGCGGCCGCACTGGGTGACATCGGCAAGCATTTCCCCGACACCGATCCGCAATTCAAGGGCGCCGACAGCCGCGTGCTGTTGCGTCACGTCGTGTCCATCGTCCAGGCCAAGGGTTGGAAGGTCGGCAACGTCGACGCCACCATCGTTGCCCAGGCGCCGAAAATGGCCCCGCACATCGAAACCATGCGCGCGCAGATCGCCGCCGACCTGCAGGTCGAGCTCGACCAGGTCAACGTCAAGGCCACCACCGAGGAAAAACTCGGTTTCACCGGCCGTGAAGAAGGTATTGCCGTTCACGCCGTCGCCTTGTTGCTTGCCCGATGAACGAGACACAACTGCTGGGCCCGCGTGCATCGGGCGAGGCGCTGGGCAGCGCCGTGCTAAAGGCCACCGCCGAAGACTTCCAGGTCGACGAAGTGCTTGATATCCCGCTGGCCGGTGAGGGCGAGCATCTCTGGCTGTGGGTTGAAAAACGCAACCTCAACACCGAGGAAGCCGCCCGGCGCCTGGCCAAGGCTGCGGGCGTGCCCTTGCGCACGGTCAGCTATGCCGGCCTCAAGGATCGCCAGGCCCTGACCCGGCAATGGTTCAGCCTGCATTTGCCGGGCAAGGCCGACCCCGATATGTCGGCAGCCGAAAACGAGACCCTGCGTATCCTGAAAATCGCCCGTCACAAGCGCAAGCTGCAGCGTGGCGCGCACTCGGCGAACGGTTTTACCTTGCGCCTCACCGCGTTGCAGGCCGATCACCCCGCCCTGGATGCGCGCCTGGCGCAACTGAAGGCCAATGGCGTGCCCAACTATTTCGGCACCCAGCGCTTTGGCCATCAGGGCGGCAACGTCTTCGATGCCCGCCAATGGGCCGAGCGCCAGGCGCTGCCAGAGCAGCGCAACGTACGTTCGCGCCTGCTCTCCACCGCGCGCAGTTATCTGTTCAATCAGGTGCTGGGCGCGCGCGTGGCCGCCGGTACCTGGAACCAGGCGCAGGTGGGCGATTTGCTGGCGTTCACCGACAGCCGCAGTTTTTTCCCGGCAGGGGAGGCTGAATGCAGCGACCCGCGCCTGGCGATCCTGGACCTGCACCCTACCGGCCCCCAGTGGGGGGAAGGTGACTCGCCGGCCACTGGGCGCATCCATGATGTGGAACAGGAAATTGCCGCGCGCGAACCGCATCTGCGTGACTGGTTGGTTAAAGCGGGCATGGCGCACGAACGACGCATCCTGCGGCTGCCCATTGGCGGTTTGACGTGGCATTATCCCGAGCCTGACATTCTGCAACTGGAATTCGTCCTTCCGGCCGGATGCTTCGCCACCGTCGTGGTGCGTGAACTCGTCGATCTGGTGCCGGCAGGGCAGACGGACAGCCAATGCGTATTCTGATTTCAAACGACGACGGGGTCGCAGCACCCGGGCTCGCCGCGCTGTATGGCGCGCTGGCCGACTATGCCGAGTGCACGGTGATCGCCCCTGACCAGGATAAAAGCGGCGCCAGCAGTTCGCTGACGCTCGACCGGCCTTTGCACCCGCAAACATTGGCCAATGGGTTTATCAGCCTTAATGGCACACCCACCGATTGCGTGCACCTGGGCCTCAACGGCTTGCTGGCGTTCGAGCCGGACCTGGTGGTGTCGGGGATCAACCTGGGTGCCAACCTGGGTGACGACGTGCTGTATTCCGGCACCGTGGCTGCCGCCCTGGAGGGGCGCTTCCTGGGGCGCACCTCGTTCGCTTTCTCGCTGCTCTCGCGCCAGCCGGACAACCTCGCCACCGCAGCCTGGTTCGCCCGTCGGCTGGTGGAGGCGCACGATCGCCTCGACCTGCCGCCGCGCACCGTGCTCAACGTGAATATTCCCAACCTGCCGCTGGAGCGCATCAAGGGTATCCAGTTGACGCGCCTGGGCCATCGCGCCCGCGCCGCCGCGCCCACGCGCATGGTCGACCCGCGTGGCAAGGAAGGCTACTGGATCGCGGTGGCCGGGGACGCCGAGGATGGCGGCCCAGGCACTGATTTCCACGCCGTGATGCAAGGCTATGTGTCGGTCACGCCGTTGCAGCTGGATCGAACCTTCAACGAGGCCTTCAGCTCCCTTGAAGGCTGGCTGGAGGGGCTGCGCTGATGCGTGAGCACGATGACATGCTGCGTCGCGGCATCGGCATGACCTCGCAGCGTACCCGCGAGCGGTTGATCCAGCGCCTTTACGAAGAGGGCGTCTCCAGCACCCAGGTGCTCGAGGTGATCCGCCGCACGCCGCGTCATCTGTTCGTCGACGAGGCGCTGGCGCACCGTGCGTACGAAGACACGGCCTTGCCCATCGGCCATAACCAGACCATCTCCCAGCCTTACATGGTGGCGCGCATGAGCGAGCTGCTGCTGGAGGCGGGCCCCCTGGACAAGGTGCTGGAGATTGGCACCGGGTCCGGTTACCAGACGGCGGTGCTGGCCCAGTTGGTGGAGCGGGTGTTTTCCGTCGAGCGCATCAAGGTGCTGCAGGACCGCGCCAAGGAGCGCCTGGTGGAGCTCAACACGCGCAACGTGGTGTTTCGTTGGGGCGATGGCTGGGAAGGCTGGCCGGCGCTGGCGCCTTACAACGGTATCATCGTTACCGCAGTGGCCACCGACGTGCCCCAGGCGCTGCTGGATCAACTGGCCCCCGGTGGGCGGCTGGTCATCCCGGTGGGCGCCGGTGAAGTTCAGCAGTTGATGTTGATCATTCGCGAAGAAAACGGTTTTTCCCGGCATGTACTGGGCGCCGTGCGCTTCGTGCCGCTGCTCAATGGGCCCCTGGCATGAACAATGTTTTGCCGCGGCGGTGAATTCCTGCGCACTCCCTGTGTCTGAGTGCGGAACCTGCGGCGTCGGTTCATCAAGGCTACTCAATAACTTGCCGTACTTTAGAGGCAGGTAAAGTCGCAGCGGACGGTTATAATTGCGACACATACGGTATTTTCAGAACAGTCACCACTATCCAAGGGAGCGGCGGGTGAGTCTCACAGTCATTCGGCAGCGTGCAGGTATATCGAGTTTCAAGCTACTGGTGATTGGCCTTGCCCTCATTACGTCTCTGGCCGGTTGTTCGAGTACGCCCTCCAGCGGCGTGCGGGTGGTCGATCGGGCCAACGCCAAGCCGCAGAACCCCACGGTTACGACCGGGCAGTATGCGGTGCGCCGTGGCGACACCTTGTTCTCCATCGCTTTCCGCTACGGGTGGGACTGGAAGGCTTTGGCCGCACGCAACAGCATACCGGAGCCCTATACCATTCATCCGGGGCAAACGATTCGCTTTGACAGTGGCGCTGCAGCGGCTGCGCCTGTGGTCGCGGCGCAAAGCCAGACATCCAGCACGCCGTCGAGCAAGTTCACCATGACCCGCCGCCCTGCAGGCACGGCGGCACCCGTGGTCGTAGCCCCCGTTGCCGCTGCGTCAAGTGCGCCAGAGCCGACTCCAGTGCCGGCTGGCGAGAAGGTCACGGGCGGTTGGGCATGGCCGGCGAACGGCGTGTTGATTGGAAAATTTGCTTCAAACGGCAGTTTGAATAAAGGCGTTGATATCGCCGGTGAATTGGGACAGCCTGTTTTTGCTGCGTCTGATGGATCTGTGGTTTACGCCGGGAGTGGCTTGCGGGGCTACGGCGAATTGATCATCATCAAACACAGCGATACCTACGTAAGTGCCTACGGTCATAACCGCAGGTTGTTGGTTCGGGAGGGGCAGCAGGTCAAGGTCGGACAGACAATTGCCGAAATGGGTTCAACGGGGACTGACCGGGTGAAGCTTCATTTTGAAATTCGCCGTCAGGGTAAACCGGTAGATCCGCTGCAATTCCTGCCACGTCGTTGAATGCCGTACCAGCCTGTTCTTTCACGTAGAGGGGACAGGCTCAAGCGTTGCCAAGGATAGAGGCGTCGCTAGGGCTTGAGGTCGAACTCAACAAAGGACTATAACAATGGCTCTCAACAAAGAAGCGCCGGAGTTTGACATCGACGATGAGGTGCTCCTTATGGAAGCCGGCATCGTCTTGGATGCGGTAGCGGATGCAGAACCAGTTGCACCTGCAGTTCGTGCCAAGGCCAAGAACTCCACAGCACTCAAGCAGCACAAGTACATCGACTACACCCGGGCACTCGATGCCACCCAGTTGTATTTGAACGAAATCGGTTTTTCCCCGTTGTTGTCCCCGGAAGAAGAAGTGCACTTTGCGCGCTTGTCGCAAAAGGGTGATCCGGCCGGCCGCAAGCGCATGATCGAAAGTAACTTGCGCCTGGTGGTAAAAATCGCTCGTCGCTATGTCAACCGTGGTTTGTCCCTGCTGGACCTCATCGAGGAAGGCAACCTGGGGCTTATCCGCGCCGTCGAAAAGTTCGATCCGGAACGCGGCTTCCGTTTCTCGACTTACGCCACCTGGTGGATCCGCCAGACCATCGAACGCGCCATCATGAATCAGACCCGGACCATCCGGTTGCCGATCCATGTCGTGAAGGAGCTCAACGTCTACCTTCGCGCGGCCCGTGAGCTCACTCAAAAACTTGACCACGAACCGTCGCCGGAAGAAATTGCCAGCCTGCTGGAAAAACCGGTCGGCGAGGTCAAGCGCATGCTCGGCTTGAACGAGCGGGTTTCCTCGGTGGACGTCTCGCTGGGGCCGGACTCCGACAAGACCCTGCTGGACACCCTGACCGACGACCGTCCCACCGATCCCTGCGAGCTGCTTCAGGACGACGATCTGTCCCAGAGCATCGACCAATGGCTCTCGGAATTGACCGACAAGCAGCGCGAGGTCGTGGTGCGTCGCTTTGGTTTGCGCGGGCATGAAAGCAGTACCCTGGAAGACGTTGGCCTGGAGATTGGCCTCACCCGCGAGCGGGTGCGCCAGATCCAGGTAGAGGGGCTCAAGCGCCTGCGGGAAATCCTCGAGAAAAACGGCCTTTCCAGTGAATCATTGTTTCAGTAAACCCTGACGCTACTGGCCGCGAGGCCACACCGCGAAGAGCGCCCCGACTGGTTCGGGGCGTTTTCGTTTGGCAATGGCGCTAGTGCATGTACGCGTTCACTCACAAGGGGTGTAAGTGAATGTCTGTTTTGCCTGTAAAAGATGGGGCTAAAGGGCTTTTTGTTTAGCTTAACTGCTTGATTTAATATGAATATATCTACATTAATATTTTGAGAATGACTTTTCTTGAAAGCTTTTACGGGTTGCTCATCCACTCGAATTCTCTAATATCAGACCTGTGCACAGGGATGGGCACGGCCTTCACGGAAGAGGGTCAAGGACATCGCAGGAGGCGATTCATCAGGACGATGAAAAGGATTAAAGGGACTAGGGAAAAAATGTGGGCGGTTCATACCGCCCCTTTTTTTTGCCCGAAATTTAACCATCGGCTACGGCGGCGGCGGGGCAAAAAAAAAGGCCCCGGTAGGGGCCTTTTGGAGGAAGCAGAAACGCTTAGCGCTCCAGTTCCTTGATCTTGCCTTTCTTGCCATCCCATTCTTCAGCGTCGGGCATGGCTTCTCTGCGTTCGGTGATGTTGGGCC contains:
- the eno gene encoding phosphopyruvate hydratase; this translates as MAKIVDIKGREVLDSRGNPTVEADVLLDNGIIGSACAPSGASTGSREALELRDGDKSRYMGKGVLKAVGNINGPIRSALLGRDPVDQKGLDHAMIALDGTENKASLGANAILAVSLAAAKAAAQDQDLPLYAHIANLNGTPGVYSMPVPMMNIINGGEHADNNVDIQEFMVQPVGAKSFSEGLRMGTEIFHHLKEVLKARGLSTAVGDEGGFAPNLASNEDALKVISEAVANAGYKLGTDVTLALDCAASEFYENGTYDLAGEGHTFDAEGFAEYLKGLTERYPIISIEDGLDESDWAGWKILTDKIGEKVQLVGDDLFVTNTKILKEGIDKKIANSILIKFNQIGTLTETLEAIQMAKAAGYTAVISHRSGETEDSTIADLAVGTAAGQIKTGSLCRSDRVSKYNQLLRIEEQLGAKAVYRGRAEFRG
- the ftsB gene encoding cell division protein FtsB, giving the protein MRSPYWLFLVLLLLLGGLQYRLWVGNGSLAQVASLQQQIADQHAENENLLERNRVLDAEVAELKKGMETVEERARHELGMVKEGETLYQLAQ
- the ispD gene encoding 2-C-methyl-D-erythritol 4-phosphate cytidylyltransferase, coding for MNTALPAFWAVIPAAGVGARMAADRPKQYLQLGGRTILEHSLDCFLDHPALKGLVVSLAEDDPYWPSLASARDARIQRAAGGRERADSVLNALLYLNAHGAGDDDWVLVHDAARPNLARADLDKLLGELADDPVGGLLAVPARDTLKRADSQGRVRETIDRSTIWQAYTPQMFRLGALHRALADSLVADVAITDEASAIEWAGQAPRLIEGRSDNIKVTRPEDLEYLKSRWSLRG
- a CDS encoding LysR family transcriptional regulator; the protein is MTDNRWEGIDEFVAVAECCQFTAAAERLGISSSHISRQIARLEDRLQTRLLYRSTRRVTLTEAGQTFLQHCQRLQDGREEALRAVGDLTSEPKGLLRLTCAVAYGERFIVPLVTRFMGLYPQLRIDIELSNRTLDLVHEGLDLAIRLGRLQDSRMVAARLAPRRMYLCAAPSYLERYGRPHSVSELGRHNCLIGSSDIWQLEQNGREYAQRVQGNWRCNSGQAVLDAALQGVGLCQLPDYYVLEHLKSGALIPLLQGHQPPNTAVWALYPQQRHLSPKVRKLVDYLREGLAKRPEYCGD
- a CDS encoding S-(hydroxymethyl)glutathione dehydrogenase/class III alcohol dehydrogenase — its product is MIKSRAAVAFEAKKPLEIVEVDVAMPKAGEVLVRVIASGVCHTDAYTLSGADPEGIFPSILGHEGGGIVEAIGEGVTSVAVGDHVIPLYTPECRQCKFCLSGKTNLCQAIRATQGKGLMPDGTSRFSYNGKPIFHYMGTSTFSEYTVLPEISVAKIQKEAPLEKVCLLGCGVTTGIGAVLNTAKVKPGDTVAIFGLGGIGLSAVIGAVKAKAARIIAIDINPAKFEIARQLGATDCVNPKDFDRPIQEVIVDMTDGGVDFSFECIGNVQLMRAALECAHKGWGESVIIGVAGAGQEIATRPFQLVTGRVWRGSAFGGVRGRTELPSYVDMAGKGEIPLDTFITHAMGLEDINKAFDLMHEGKSIRTVIHF
- the fghA gene encoding S-formylglutathione hydrolase: MSLENVSCQKSFGGWHKRYRHRSEVLGCDMTFAVYLPPQAEQGGTLPVLYWLSGLTCTDENFMQKAGAHKLAAELGLIIVAPDTSPRGADVPGDPQGAWDFGLGAGFYLNATQQPWAKHYRMHDYVVQELPALVEAHFPASQQRAISGHSMGGHGALVCALRNPGRYRSVSAFSPISNPMDCPWGQKAFSRYLGDERSRWREWDASVLISEASEKLPTLVDQGDRDDFLATQLKPEVLVQAAKAAGYPIEVRLQPGYDHSYYFIASFIDDHLRHHAAALESSHKS
- the ispF gene encoding 2-C-methyl-D-erythritol 2,4-cyclodiphosphate synthase, with protein sequence MRIGHGYDVHRFAEGEFITLGGVRIAHKFGLLAHSDGDVLLHALSDALLGAAALGDIGKHFPDTDPQFKGADSRVLLRHVVSIVQAKGWKVGNVDATIVAQAPKMAPHIETMRAQIAADLQVELDQVNVKATTEEKLGFTGREEGIAVHAVALLLAR
- the truD gene encoding tRNA pseudouridine(13) synthase TruD translates to MNETQLLGPRASGEALGSAVLKATAEDFQVDEVLDIPLAGEGEHLWLWVEKRNLNTEEAARRLAKAAGVPLRTVSYAGLKDRQALTRQWFSLHLPGKADPDMSAAENETLRILKIARHKRKLQRGAHSANGFTLRLTALQADHPALDARLAQLKANGVPNYFGTQRFGHQGGNVFDARQWAERQALPEQRNVRSRLLSTARSYLFNQVLGARVAAGTWNQAQVGDLLAFTDSRSFFPAGEAECSDPRLAILDLHPTGPQWGEGDSPATGRIHDVEQEIAAREPHLRDWLVKAGMAHERRILRLPIGGLTWHYPEPDILQLEFVLPAGCFATVVVRELVDLVPAGQTDSQCVF
- the surE gene encoding 5'/3'-nucleotidase SurE; protein product: MRILISNDDGVAAPGLAALYGALADYAECTVIAPDQDKSGASSSLTLDRPLHPQTLANGFISLNGTPTDCVHLGLNGLLAFEPDLVVSGINLGANLGDDVLYSGTVAAALEGRFLGRTSFAFSLLSRQPDNLATAAWFARRLVEAHDRLDLPPRTVLNVNIPNLPLERIKGIQLTRLGHRARAAAPTRMVDPRGKEGYWIAVAGDAEDGGPGTDFHAVMQGYVSVTPLQLDRTFNEAFSSLEGWLEGLR
- a CDS encoding protein-L-isoaspartate(D-aspartate) O-methyltransferase, producing MTSQRTRERLIQRLYEEGVSSTQVLEVIRRTPRHLFVDEALAHRAYEDTALPIGHNQTISQPYMVARMSELLLEAGPLDKVLEIGTGSGYQTAVLAQLVERVFSVERIKVLQDRAKERLVELNTRNVVFRWGDGWEGWPALAPYNGIIVTAVATDVPQALLDQLAPGGRLVIPVGAGEVQQLMLIIREENGFSRHVLGAVRFVPLLNGPLA
- a CDS encoding peptidoglycan DD-metalloendopeptidase family protein: MSLTVIRQRAGISSFKLLVIGLALITSLAGCSSTPSSGVRVVDRANAKPQNPTVTTGQYAVRRGDTLFSIAFRYGWDWKALAARNSIPEPYTIHPGQTIRFDSGAAAAAPVVAAQSQTSSTPSSKFTMTRRPAGTAAPVVVAPVAAASSAPEPTPVPAGEKVTGGWAWPANGVLIGKFASNGSLNKGVDIAGELGQPVFAASDGSVVYAGSGLRGYGELIIIKHSDTYVSAYGHNRRLLVREGQQVKVGQTIAEMGSTGTDRVKLHFEIRRQGKPVDPLQFLPRR
- the rpoS gene encoding RNA polymerase sigma factor RpoS; the encoded protein is MALNKEAPEFDIDDEVLLMEAGIVLDAVADAEPVAPAVRAKAKNSTALKQHKYIDYTRALDATQLYLNEIGFSPLLSPEEEVHFARLSQKGDPAGRKRMIESNLRLVVKIARRYVNRGLSLLDLIEEGNLGLIRAVEKFDPERGFRFSTYATWWIRQTIERAIMNQTRTIRLPIHVVKELNVYLRAARELTQKLDHEPSPEEIASLLEKPVGEVKRMLGLNERVSSVDVSLGPDSDKTLLDTLTDDRPTDPCELLQDDDLSQSIDQWLSELTDKQREVVVRRFGLRGHESSTLEDVGLEIGLTRERVRQIQVEGLKRLREILEKNGLSSESLFQ